A region of the Mycobacteriales bacterium genome:
GGTCACCACGGGCCGGCGCACCTCGCTGGGCACGGTGCTGACCATGCCGGTGCGCAACCCGATCACCGTCGGGACCCTGCTCGGGCTGGTCTGGTCGATCACCGGTTGGAGCCTCCCCCCGCTCATCGACGCGCCGGTCGAGCTCGTCGGTAACCTCGCCGTGCCGGCCGCCCTGCTCGCGTACGGCATCTCGTTGCGCCTCGGCCCCCGACCGCTCGGCGGCGTCGAGCGCGGGCAGGTCGCCGGGGTGGCCGTCCTCAAGCTGCTCGCCCAGCCGCTCGCCGCCTATGCCGCCGGCCGGTGGATCTTCGGCCTGTCCCCGCACGGCCTGCTCACCGTGACGGTGATGGCCGCCCTGCCGACGGCGCAGAACATCTTCATCTACGCCAGCCGCTACCAGCGCTCGATCGTGCTGGCCCGGGACGCGATCTTCGTGACGACCGTGCTGTCGGTGCCGACGATCCTGGTGATCACGGCGCTCCTGGCCTGACGGACCACGCCGTGTGCGGCGGGTCGGCGCACCGGCCTGCCGAGCGGATGCGGCACGATATGGGCCGTGCCCGTCGCGTCCCTCCTCACCCGGCTCGAACGCCGGGTCTTCCGGGGCGCCATGCGGGTCCGTCGCCCGGACGCGACCGTCGTCCCGGCCCTGTGCGCGGGCGTCGGCATGGGAGCGCCCCTGCTCGCCCTCTACGCCGTCGGCCGGATCGACCTGCTCGTCTTCGCCGCCTTCGGCGGGTTCACCTCCCTCTACGGCCGCAACGAGCCGTATGCCGTGCGCGCACCGATGCTCGCCGCCGTCGGGTTGTTCCTCACCAGCGCC
Encoded here:
- a CDS encoding AEC family transporter → MQGVLTGFWVIIAVIAVGFGLAHLGVLREEAQHMLARLTFFVGTPALLFRLLARSDVHEVLSAPLAVAAISITVSAGLQVVLSRRRGLATDDTVISTLASCYVNAGNLGLPIAIYALGNGAAVVPVMLLQLVVLAPAAFAILDSVTTGRRTSLGTVLTMPVRNPITVGTLLGLVWSITGWSLPPLIDAPVELVGNLAVPAALLAYGISLRLGPRPLGGVERGQVAGVAVLKLLAQPLAAYAAGRWIFGLSPHGLLTVTVMAALPTAQNIFIYASRYQRSIVLARDAIFVTTVLSVPTILVITALLA